The Antarcticibacterium sp. 1MA-6-2 genome has a window encoding:
- a CDS encoding sigma-54 dependent transcriptional regulator, giving the protein MILKEARILIIDDDVDVLTALRLLLKSMVKEVVVEKNPNQIPSLLGNNQFDIVILDMNFNGLVNTGNEGIFWLNKIKKLSPGADVILITAYGDIDLAIRSLKEGASDFLVKPWNNEKLINSVRNLVEKKSSKKTPKNPKLSEGTAIVGESEVMEDVFVKLRKVAPTDANILVLGENGTGKDLVAKAIHENSLRKNKPFVKVDVGALTSTLFESELFGYKKGAFTDAREDRKGRFEAAQGGTLFLDEIGNISLRQQARLLTVLQNRHITPLGSNEIIPVDIRLICATNLGLPELADENKFRKDLIYRINTVDIVVPPLRSRGSDLMLLTRHFLQVYASKYQKGPFQIEKSFQNKLKSHSFPGNVRELQYVLERSVIMAEGDELTDEDLVFSAIENAEEISKPGDMKLGTIEKNTILTVIKKNKGNISKSAQELGITRAALYRRLEKYDL; this is encoded by the coding sequence ATGATACTTAAAGAAGCCCGCATATTAATCATTGATGACGACGTAGATGTGCTCACTGCACTTCGTTTATTACTTAAAAGTATGGTGAAGGAGGTGGTTGTGGAAAAGAATCCAAATCAAATACCTTCGCTGTTAGGCAACAACCAGTTTGATATAGTAATTCTCGACATGAATTTCAACGGATTGGTAAATACAGGGAATGAAGGGATCTTCTGGTTGAATAAAATTAAAAAACTAAGTCCCGGGGCAGATGTCATTCTTATTACTGCTTATGGAGATATTGATCTTGCTATAAGATCTTTAAAGGAAGGGGCATCAGATTTTTTAGTAAAGCCCTGGAATAATGAAAAGTTGATCAATTCTGTAAGAAATCTGGTTGAAAAGAAATCTTCCAAAAAAACACCAAAGAATCCAAAACTTTCAGAAGGAACAGCAATTGTTGGTGAAAGTGAGGTGATGGAGGACGTATTTGTAAAACTGAGGAAGGTAGCTCCTACAGATGCTAATATTCTTGTCCTGGGGGAGAACGGTACGGGTAAAGATCTGGTGGCAAAAGCTATTCATGAAAATTCCCTTAGAAAAAATAAACCCTTTGTAAAGGTAGACGTGGGGGCATTGACTTCTACTTTGTTTGAAAGTGAATTATTCGGTTATAAGAAAGGAGCTTTTACAGATGCCCGTGAGGACCGGAAAGGAAGGTTTGAAGCAGCGCAGGGTGGTACTCTTTTTCTGGATGAAATCGGGAATATTAGCCTGAGACAACAGGCGAGGCTACTTACAGTTCTTCAAAACCGTCACATTACACCTTTGGGATCCAATGAAATTATTCCTGTTGATATTAGACTTATATGTGCCACGAATCTGGGCCTCCCGGAGCTGGCAGATGAGAATAAGTTTAGAAAAGACCTAATCTACAGGATAAATACTGTGGATATTGTAGTGCCTCCCCTGCGCAGCAGGGGCAGTGATCTAATGCTTTTGACCAGGCATTTTCTACAGGTGTATGCTTCCAAGTATCAAAAAGGTCCTTTCCAAATTGAAAAAAGTTTTCAAAATAAGCTTAAGAGCCATTCTTTTCCCGGCAATGTTCGGGAACTTCAGTATGTACTTGAACGATCTGTAATTATGGCTGAAGGAGATGAACTTACAGATGAAGACCTGGTATTTTCAGCAATAGAAAATGCAGAGGAGATTTCTAAACCCGGTGATATGAAGTTGGGAACGATAGAGAAAAATACTATTCTCACCGTGATCAAAAAGAATAAAGGTAATATCTCTAAATCTGCACAAGAGTTAGGAATTACGAGGGCTGCACTTTATCGTAGACTGGAAAAATATGACTTATAA
- a CDS encoding HAMP domain-containing sensor histidine kinase — protein sequence MTYKSHSVFLLARLLILLLFLALLAYSFISTRYYLALGAGVVCFLTFMNLHKFLARRFTEIDDFFEAVKYRDFSRRFVEDLGPRDIRNLHKGFNEVNKVVREINAKKEVQYLYLQKILEMVDIGIIAYNLDNGLVLWANDSIKETLNLPSFKNINFVERRKPELYEEIFETYYSEATAVSISVNNERLKVLISDTVFHIDEDVYKLIVLQNIDETLDRNESEAWKKLLSVMTHEIMNSIAPISSLADTLQSQIRLSAGNAKEYPLDMEDMDAGISSIKARSEGLMKFAKTYRSLNKITHLNLEKVYVRELFQNIQHLMQPSIKDKHITIEFLQQNPDLQIEIDSYLIEQVLINLILNAIDACSQNPEPRIKVVALQDYNLNPVIKVQDNGTGIPKQKYWIAYLFLFLLQRRMVVESA from the coding sequence ATGACTTATAAGTCCCACAGTGTTTTCTTACTGGCCAGGCTGCTTATTCTCCTACTATTCCTGGCACTCCTGGCATATTCTTTTATATCCACCCGGTACTACCTGGCGTTGGGAGCAGGTGTAGTTTGTTTTCTCACTTTTATGAATCTCCACAAATTCCTGGCAAGGAGGTTTACTGAGATTGATGACTTTTTTGAAGCGGTGAAATATCGGGATTTCTCGCGCAGATTCGTTGAAGACCTTGGCCCACGCGATATAAGAAATCTACATAAAGGATTTAATGAGGTTAACAAGGTGGTGCGTGAGATAAATGCGAAAAAGGAGGTGCAATATCTTTACCTTCAAAAGATCCTCGAAATGGTGGATATTGGTATAATAGCTTATAATTTAGACAATGGCCTCGTTCTTTGGGCAAATGATTCTATTAAAGAAACCCTTAACCTTCCTTCTTTTAAGAATATAAATTTCGTGGAGCGCCGTAAACCTGAACTGTACGAAGAAATATTTGAAACCTATTATTCTGAAGCTACTGCTGTAAGTATTTCAGTAAATAATGAAAGGCTGAAGGTCCTCATTTCAGATACCGTTTTTCATATTGATGAAGATGTCTACAAACTCATCGTTCTTCAGAATATAGATGAAACGCTGGACAGAAATGAATCTGAAGCCTGGAAAAAGCTTCTTAGTGTAATGACTCACGAAATAATGAACTCTATTGCACCTATTTCTTCCCTGGCTGATACTTTGCAGTCACAAATTAGATTATCTGCCGGAAATGCGAAGGAATATCCCCTGGATATGGAGGATATGGATGCTGGCATAAGCAGTATTAAAGCCCGCAGTGAGGGATTAATGAAATTTGCAAAGACGTATCGCAGTCTTAATAAAATTACTCATCTCAATCTTGAGAAGGTTTATGTGCGGGAGCTTTTCCAGAATATTCAGCATCTTATGCAACCCTCTATTAAGGACAAACATATAACTATTGAATTCCTGCAACAAAACCCCGATCTTCAAATTGAAATAGACAGTTATCTAATAGAACAGGTTTTAATTAACCTTATCCTGAATGCCATTGACGCATGTAGTCAAAACCCCGAGCCGCGGATAAAGGTAGTGGCTCTGCAGGATTACAATTTAAATCCTGTCATTAAGGTACAGGATAACGGTACAGGTATACCTAAGCAGAAATATTGGATAGCATATTTATTCCTTTTTTTACTACAAAGAAGAATGGTAGTGGAATCGGCCTAA
- a CDS encoding ATP-binding protein produces the protein MDSIFIPFFTTKKNGSGIGLSLCKQIMMLHKGKIQITSEEDKGTIMSLVF, from the coding sequence TTGGATAGCATATTTATTCCTTTTTTTACTACAAAGAAGAATGGTAGTGGAATCGGCCTAAGCCTGTGTAAGCAAATTATGATGCTACACAAAGGAAAGATCCAGATAACCAGTGAGGAGGATAAAGGCACAATAATGAGCCTCGTCTTTTAA
- a CDS encoding arylamine N-acetyltransferase, which produces MDLQHYLKRIHYKGKTEVSIETLNFLHRAHVLNVPFENFHVINRIPIVLDQEKFYSKVVERKRGGFCYELNGLFAKALEEIGFDNYFIGCSVFVPPLNDFGSNFGHLAIITSIDEQLFLVDVGFGDAFLEPLELKFDEPVFQFGFYYRLTQLPNEEILLEKSLDNESYQKMYKFTLKKRDLQDFAETCEFHQVSPLAPFTKKPLCSRATSAGRITLTSTSLTITNGQQKKEVPILSSSQFDELLEEHFGMKFTADPDLVA; this is translated from the coding sequence ATGGATCTCCAGCATTATCTTAAGCGCATTCATTACAAGGGCAAAACTGAGGTTTCTATAGAAACATTAAATTTCCTGCACCGTGCCCACGTTCTTAATGTTCCATTTGAAAATTTTCATGTGATAAACCGAATTCCTATTGTTCTTGACCAGGAAAAATTTTATTCAAAAGTTGTGGAAAGGAAGAGAGGCGGCTTTTGTTATGAATTAAATGGTTTATTTGCAAAGGCATTAGAAGAAATAGGATTTGACAACTACTTTATAGGCTGCAGTGTATTCGTGCCACCACTGAACGATTTTGGATCTAATTTTGGACATTTGGCAATTATAACTTCCATAGACGAACAGCTTTTCCTAGTTGATGTAGGTTTTGGAGATGCGTTTTTAGAGCCGCTGGAACTTAAATTTGACGAACCTGTATTTCAATTTGGATTCTACTACAGGCTTACCCAATTGCCAAACGAGGAGATTTTGTTAGAAAAATCGCTGGATAATGAGAGTTACCAGAAAATGTACAAGTTTACCCTTAAGAAAAGAGATCTTCAGGATTTTGCCGAAACCTGTGAATTTCATCAGGTCTCTCCACTTGCTCCTTTTACTAAAAAACCGCTGTGTTCCCGTGCTACTTCAGCCGGAAGGATCACCCTTACCTCAACAAGCCTTACAATAACCAATGGGCAACAAAAAAAGGAAGTACCTATATTATCTTCCTCTCAATTTGATGAACTGCTCGAAGAACATTTTGGCATGAAATTTACAGCAGATCCGGATCTGGTAGCCTAG
- a CDS encoding phosphatase PAP2 family protein, with protein sequence MSAFQAHCCTSANLLPYHLRRIVLTFFLGVVFLLPCDSFSQVFKDKDPNVETSGDAFIVLLLTSAVATSLILKDTKGTWQFTKSFVLNLAVTGAAKYLINKERPLEGGDYAFPSGHTSIAFQSASFYHRRYGFKYSIPAYILAGFTGYSRLNAARHDGWDVLAGAAVGIGSTWFFTTPLEEKQIQVSFSGDDDSYLLGLRYTF encoded by the coding sequence TTGTCTGCATTTCAAGCTCACTGTTGCACTTCTGCTAATCTTCTTCCTTATCATCTAAGAAGAATTGTCTTAACTTTTTTCCTGGGCGTGGTTTTTCTTTTGCCATGTGATTCATTTAGTCAGGTATTTAAAGATAAGGATCCCAATGTGGAAACTTCAGGCGACGCTTTTATAGTTCTTTTACTGACATCGGCAGTTGCCACCAGTTTAATTTTAAAGGATACAAAAGGAACCTGGCAGTTTACAAAAAGTTTTGTCCTCAACCTGGCCGTAACGGGGGCGGCAAAATATCTAATAAATAAGGAACGGCCGCTTGAAGGAGGAGATTATGCCTTTCCCTCGGGCCACACCTCTATCGCCTTTCAAAGTGCCTCCTTTTATCACAGGAGATACGGATTTAAGTATAGCATACCAGCCTACATCCTGGCAGGTTTTACGGGCTATAGTAGACTCAATGCCGCCCGGCACGACGGCTGGGACGTGTTGGCAGGAGCTGCTGTGGGGATAGGAAGCACCTGGTTTTTCACTACTCCTCTCGAGGAAAAACAAATCCAGGTAAGCTTTTCTGGTGACGATGACAGCTACTTACTAGGGCTGAGGTATACCTTTTAA
- a CDS encoding two-component regulator propeller domain-containing protein encodes MIFGTSKGLFSLNKTSSHYDKIPLLNYKDLKVESIFFSGEFYLIGTTDEGLFRVSEDFTRTEKVYSLPYSSQSVPLSAITNDRSGNFYISTKGDGLIVLDENLNLISQHRLENGDNSSLADSHIKGLYADDFNTLWIYTDFGQLHSLNIRQKYFEFLRNDPQKYSSLADNVTSAIEKDSNGNIWFGTREGLSIWNIKNNTWQHLKNLSFTQAHNEPDVIKDLHANDIHMWVATYNDGLYKVNINTFLRAHYSTDAKTKTSLQKVSAVIVDSNQNVWAGGEEGGIIRISPSNDIVTYPVENIEALHQLSSGSIIAAGKNGVYSLTPGGNEFVPISKLQPGWDDLPYFTINSISETPSGEILLATEGAGIVIYDLEKDSFKKINRKNGLPSNRIRGLIMNGRDEVWAGTSRGLIFLEMKEDSAVRVFDKDA; translated from the coding sequence GTGATTTTTGGAACTTCCAAAGGATTATTCAGCTTAAACAAGACCAGCAGCCATTACGATAAAATTCCCTTGCTGAATTATAAAGATCTTAAGGTGGAAAGTATTTTCTTCTCGGGAGAATTTTATCTCATTGGTACAACAGACGAAGGCTTATTTAGAGTAAGTGAAGATTTCACCAGGACTGAAAAAGTCTATTCCCTTCCCTATTCTTCTCAAAGTGTACCACTTTCAGCAATTACGAATGACAGATCGGGGAATTTTTATATCTCTACAAAGGGAGACGGCTTGATCGTGCTGGATGAAAATTTGAATCTCATCTCCCAGCACCGCCTGGAAAATGGTGATAATTCCTCACTTGCAGATAGTCACATAAAAGGTTTGTATGCAGATGATTTTAACACACTCTGGATCTATACAGATTTCGGCCAGTTACATTCCTTAAACATAAGACAGAAATATTTTGAATTTCTTAGGAATGATCCCCAAAAATATTCAAGCCTCGCTGACAATGTAACTTCAGCTATTGAAAAAGACAGTAATGGAAATATTTGGTTTGGAACGAGAGAGGGATTGAGTATTTGGAATATAAAAAATAATACCTGGCAGCATCTTAAGAATTTATCTTTTACACAAGCTCACAACGAGCCCGATGTTATAAAGGACCTGCACGCAAATGATATTCATATGTGGGTAGCCACTTATAATGATGGCTTATATAAAGTAAACATCAATACTTTTTTAAGGGCACATTATTCTACAGATGCAAAAACAAAAACAAGTCTGCAAAAGGTAAGTGCCGTAATAGTTGATTCCAATCAAAATGTATGGGCCGGGGGAGAAGAAGGTGGAATTATTAGAATAAGCCCCAGCAACGACATAGTCACTTATCCTGTTGAAAATATTGAAGCCCTGCATCAATTATCTTCAGGAAGCATTATTGCTGCCGGGAAAAATGGTGTCTATTCTTTAACTCCCGGAGGAAACGAGTTTGTGCCTATTTCTAAACTTCAGCCGGGATGGGATGACCTGCCTTATTTTACAATCAATTCAATAAGTGAAACGCCTTCCGGGGAAATTTTATTGGCTACTGAAGGTGCCGGAATTGTAATTTATGATCTGGAAAAAGATTCTTTTAAGAAGATCAACAGGAAAAATGGTTTGCCTTCAAACCGAATTCGGGGGCTCATTATGAATGGCAGGGATGAAGTGTGGGCCGGAACTTCCAGGGGTTTAATTTTCCTGGAGATGAAAGAAGATTCTGCTGTAAGAGTTTTTGATAAAGATGCTTAG
- a CDS encoding triple tyrosine motif-containing protein has protein sequence MSPVFTRGSYARLDSQLAFGTYQGVSIFDPEKIKASEEIAPKVILGSIDLNRNPNKKFNPGEEAGVVELAHNENSLNFNFYSTYPGFNSSIEYSWRLEGYEEEWSLASNQERVSYANLGPGNYTFLVRARKPGGKWSEVEEASFEIGSPWWMSPIAYVLAGIILLALCFILIRVFRKNRRRSQKTKTSYVQNLNQEMGTSLTVLLASLDSIAEEEDVKNKSRLQSIIYRLQELLEPILSSKSAGIVKGHPPKIAKINLQEYIKDLTKDLDPLLKQKGLEIYVNDQWSNGYFYNDKFFLNKIFLTIISNSITYSFDGGKIIINLIQTNRGDLKVQIADNGLGLPQEDQKIIRDYFENAKNTLVKGHSQQLNLLYVKDFISKIGGSIVFESSKDQGTTFTIILKNHQLAETSEPGPEKRSIQEESPEQVAPVKQVEQVIHEALPQPMDNLGVKVLIAEDNDELRKIFIESFKRLGEVFEAKRGMEAYQIATTIKPAIIIADFEMPGMNGLSLFKALNKEGVIGNSAFYLMVTPAERNKLPGDIAEQGLSLISKPLNINALFQVILDDLQQAQSRPHQNPRLSERNSMILKGSLDTEFGGRLEKIILQNIQNPAFNIEDLSAAMGLSPASLHFKIQNSERISPQDFVMRTRLKYARSLIIDGNSDLADVARKAGFANKDIFFTSYKKHFGVMPGTIIDRF, from the coding sequence TTGAGTCCGGTTTTTACCCGCGGGAGTTATGCGAGATTAGATAGCCAGCTGGCATTTGGAACTTATCAGGGAGTTAGCATTTTTGATCCTGAAAAGATCAAGGCTTCAGAAGAAATTGCCCCTAAAGTTATTCTTGGTTCTATAGATTTAAATAGGAATCCAAACAAAAAATTTAATCCTGGAGAAGAGGCTGGAGTTGTAGAATTGGCACACAACGAAAATTCCCTTAATTTCAATTTTTATTCTACCTATCCCGGATTTAATAGCTCAATTGAATATTCCTGGCGGCTAGAAGGTTATGAAGAAGAATGGTCATTGGCATCAAATCAGGAAAGAGTTAGTTATGCAAACCTTGGCCCGGGAAATTATACTTTTCTTGTAAGAGCGAGAAAACCTGGAGGTAAATGGAGTGAGGTAGAAGAAGCTTCTTTTGAAATAGGCAGCCCATGGTGGATGTCACCGATAGCCTATGTTTTAGCAGGGATTATTCTGCTTGCACTATGCTTTATTCTCATCAGGGTCTTTAGGAAGAACAGGAGAAGATCACAAAAAACCAAAACATCTTATGTTCAAAACCTGAACCAGGAAATGGGAACATCTTTAACAGTTCTACTCGCTTCCTTAGATAGTATTGCAGAGGAAGAGGACGTGAAAAATAAATCCCGTTTACAAAGCATTATATATAGACTTCAGGAACTTCTGGAGCCTATCTTAAGTTCTAAATCAGCGGGAATAGTTAAAGGACATCCGCCAAAAATTGCTAAGATCAACCTACAGGAATATATAAAGGATCTTACGAAGGATCTTGATCCATTACTCAAACAAAAAGGTCTGGAGATTTACGTAAATGATCAATGGAGCAATGGTTATTTCTACAATGATAAATTTTTTCTTAATAAGATTTTCCTTACTATAATTTCGAATTCCATAACTTATTCTTTTGATGGTGGTAAGATCATCATCAACCTCATTCAAACCAACAGGGGAGATCTCAAAGTTCAAATTGCCGATAACGGGTTGGGACTACCACAGGAGGATCAAAAAATTATAAGAGATTACTTTGAGAATGCAAAAAACACTTTAGTTAAAGGGCACTCTCAACAACTCAACCTTTTATATGTAAAAGATTTTATAAGCAAAATTGGAGGAAGCATTGTTTTTGAAAGCAGTAAAGACCAGGGCACCACTTTTACAATAATTTTAAAGAATCATCAACTAGCGGAAACCAGCGAACCTGGGCCAGAGAAAAGATCGATCCAGGAAGAATCTCCTGAACAGGTTGCTCCTGTAAAACAAGTAGAGCAGGTAATTCATGAAGCATTGCCGCAACCAATGGACAACCTGGGGGTAAAGGTCCTTATTGCTGAGGATAATGATGAATTAAGGAAAATATTTATAGAATCTTTTAAAAGGTTAGGGGAGGTTTTTGAAGCCAAGCGAGGAATGGAGGCTTACCAAATAGCCACTACAATAAAACCTGCAATTATTATTGCGGACTTTGAAATGCCGGGAATGAATGGCCTCTCATTATTTAAAGCTTTGAACAAAGAAGGGGTTATAGGAAATTCTGCATTTTACCTGATGGTTACACCTGCCGAAAGAAATAAATTGCCCGGGGACATAGCAGAACAGGGGCTCTCGCTTATTTCTAAACCTTTAAATATTAATGCGCTCTTTCAGGTAATTCTTGATGACCTTCAGCAAGCTCAGTCCAGGCCTCATCAGAATCCCAGGTTAAGTGAACGCAACAGTATGATCCTTAAAGGTTCTCTGGATACTGAATTTGGCGGGCGGTTGGAAAAAATCATACTTCAAAACATTCAGAATCCTGCCTTTAATATAGAAGATTTAAGTGCAGCGATGGGACTAAGTCCTGCATCTTTACATTTTAAAATTCAGAATTCTGAAAGAATAAGTCCTCAGGACTTCGTGATGAGGACCAGACTAAAATACGCCCGCTCCCTAATAATTGATGGAAATTCTGACCTGGCAGATGTGGCAAGAAAAGCAGGATTTGCCAACAAGGATATATTCTTTACATCCTATAAAAAACATTTTGGGGTGATGCCGGGAACGATCATAGATAGATTTTAA
- a CDS encoding DUF4403 family protein — MEKQLRDNIDISLPVKVKFHVLEEVLRERMVGENIQVEKENGDVTKYAKILDVSLGRSIEEDYDLTVEVHFTTLTSLFKNTKGSLLFHATVDFKELEQRLRIGDYKIVGTGNSWFMNKTLETVANSLMYDKLRNKMSVDFRSHIAPQLEKLNEKLGNTMEVANGVKLSGNLKQARICNIIIGNNELLVLVHIEGGTGVEITNIDI, encoded by the coding sequence ATGGAGAAACAATTACGCGATAATATTGACATAAGTCTACCTGTAAAAGTAAAATTTCATGTGCTCGAGGAAGTGCTTCGGGAAAGAATGGTTGGTGAAAATATACAGGTGGAAAAAGAAAATGGAGATGTTACTAAATATGCCAAAATTCTTGATGTTTCGCTGGGAAGGAGTATTGAGGAGGATTATGACCTTACTGTTGAGGTGCATTTTACCACTCTAACTTCCCTGTTTAAAAATACCAAAGGAAGCCTGCTTTTCCATGCAACCGTAGACTTTAAAGAACTGGAACAAAGGCTAAGAATTGGAGATTATAAAATCGTGGGAACAGGCAACAGTTGGTTTATGAATAAAACTCTGGAGACGGTTGCAAACTCTTTAATGTATGATAAGCTTAGGAATAAAATGTCGGTAGATTTTCGTTCTCATATTGCTCCGCAACTTGAAAAGCTGAACGAAAAGCTGGGAAATACCATGGAAGTGGCAAATGGTGTTAAGCTTTCAGGTAACCTGAAGCAGGCCAGGATTTGTAATATTATTATAGGAAACAATGAGCTTCTTGTCCTGGTGCATATTGAGGGAGGTACAGGTGTGGAAATTACCAATATCGATATTTAA
- a CDS encoding carboxypeptidase-like regulatory domain-containing protein translates to MRSLLFLTTLLILPLYHLKAQEITAVVVDAHTRQPIPYATVQYAANKGVITNDEGRFTLQVQLKDEDSLVISSMGFETLGFPVKDLKDETVYLKSSNIELKDVFLTNKNLKGKEIIEKVKQNVEQNYNFDLTHKRFFFRESQVNNIKRFDLLVDKSTFPDLDQALMTGISQKVPRYSDSYKEVLGDIYGNYDNQKLQVVKAANLHNPQSTTGLTELTDKLERIFKDNIKSNSFLKIKSGIIGVKVDAEELTQEMEEEKEVAKTSVEKTPEQKEKEFAERQKNLASSTTLKIGKLMKSTFWNEDITLDVFEKPGRYKFEVEGYAQMDNFIVYVISFTPKWRGDFEGKIYVNTMDYGVHRLDYHNIKPIKSFKLFGISASEDVYRGKMIFSRAEEGQYDPKYLEFERGDSFGIDRPLTIIEKNKFVKGKRRQNELDLDIKINAGDVRKYQLVVYESSPIGEDVFKEFTSTNSFEYETFKVYNSEFWKGYNIIEPNAAIKAFTALDEDQIY, encoded by the coding sequence ATGCGCAGCCTTTTATTTCTTACAACCTTATTAATTCTTCCATTATATCACCTAAAAGCACAGGAAATCACCGCAGTTGTGGTAGACGCTCATACAAGGCAACCAATTCCTTATGCAACAGTACAGTATGCTGCCAACAAAGGGGTAATCACCAATGATGAAGGGCGATTTACCTTACAGGTACAGCTAAAGGATGAGGATAGTTTGGTTATTTCTTCTATGGGATTTGAAACACTGGGGTTTCCAGTTAAAGATTTAAAGGATGAGACTGTTTATCTTAAATCCTCAAACATTGAACTTAAGGATGTATTTCTTACAAATAAGAATTTAAAGGGAAAGGAGATCATAGAGAAGGTAAAACAGAATGTTGAGCAGAATTACAATTTTGATCTCACACATAAACGGTTTTTCTTTAGAGAATCCCAGGTCAACAATATTAAGAGGTTTGATCTCTTAGTGGATAAAAGTACGTTTCCCGATCTTGATCAGGCTCTTATGACAGGCATCTCCCAAAAAGTTCCCAGATATTCTGATTCTTATAAGGAAGTACTTGGAGATATTTACGGAAATTACGATAACCAGAAATTACAGGTAGTAAAAGCGGCTAATCTTCATAACCCTCAAAGCACCACTGGATTAACTGAACTAACAGATAAACTGGAGCGAATCTTTAAAGACAACATCAAAAGCAATTCCTTTCTTAAAATAAAGTCAGGAATCATTGGAGTAAAAGTTGATGCTGAAGAGCTGACACAGGAAATGGAAGAGGAAAAAGAAGTTGCCAAAACTTCAGTAGAAAAAACTCCTGAACAAAAAGAAAAAGAATTTGCAGAAAGACAAAAGAACCTTGCCAGCTCTACTACTCTAAAAATAGGTAAATTAATGAAGTCCACGTTCTGGAATGAAGACATTACTCTTGATGTCTTTGAAAAACCAGGAAGGTATAAATTTGAGGTTGAAGGTTATGCACAAATGGACAATTTTATAGTATATGTCATTTCCTTCACACCAAAATGGAGAGGAGATTTTGAAGGGAAGATCTATGTAAATACTATGGATTACGGTGTTCACAGGCTTGATTATCATAATATAAAACCTATAAAAAGTTTCAAATTGTTTGGGATTAGCGCCAGCGAGGATGTATACCGCGGTAAAATGATCTTTTCAAGGGCAGAGGAGGGACAGTACGATCCAAAGTACCTGGAATTTGAAAGGGGAGACAGTTTTGGTATTGACAGGCCCCTTACAATAATTGAGAAAAATAAGTTTGTAAAAGGGAAGCGCAGGCAAAATGAGCTTGATCTTGATATAAAAATTAATGCGGGAGACGTAAGAAAATATCAACTGGTTGTTTATGAGAGTAGCCCAATAGGGGAAGATGTTTTTAAAGAATTTACCAGTACCAATTCATTTGAATACGAAACCTTTAAAGTGTACAATTCAGAATTTTGGAAAGGATATAATATTATAGAACCTAACGCTGCAATTAAAGCTTTTACAGCTCTTGATGAGGACCAGATCTACTAA
- the era gene encoding GTPase Era, whose amino-acid sequence MAHKAGFVNIIGNPNVGKSTLMNAFVGEKLSIITSKAQTTRHRILGIVNGDDFQVILSDTPGIIKPAYDLQQSMMDFVKSAFEDADILIYMVEIGEKELKDEAFFNKIINSSIPVLLLLNKIDTSNQEQLEEQVALWKDKVPNAEIYPISALQGFNVPEVFQRIVDLLPESPAFYPKDTLTDKPERFFVNEIIREKILVHYKKEIPYSVEIDTEEFFEEEEIIRMRSIIMVERETQKGIIIGHKGAALKRVGVEARKDLEAFFGKQVHLELYVKVNKNWRNDPRQLKRFGYNS is encoded by the coding sequence ATGGCACATAAAGCTGGTTTTGTAAACATCATAGGAAATCCAAACGTTGGAAAATCTACTTTAATGAACGCTTTTGTAGGTGAAAAACTTTCAATTATAACTTCTAAAGCACAAACCACCCGCCATAGGATCCTTGGAATTGTGAATGGAGATGATTTCCAGGTGATCCTTAGTGACACTCCCGGGATTATTAAGCCCGCCTATGATCTTCAGCAATCTATGATGGATTTTGTTAAGTCTGCCTTTGAGGATGCTGATATCCTGATCTATATGGTGGAGATTGGGGAGAAGGAATTGAAGGACGAGGCTTTTTTTAATAAAATTATTAATTCCAGTATTCCGGTTTTATTACTGCTGAATAAAATAGATACCTCTAATCAGGAGCAACTGGAGGAGCAGGTAGCACTTTGGAAGGACAAAGTCCCTAATGCTGAAATTTATCCAATTTCGGCTTTGCAGGGCTTTAATGTGCCTGAAGTTTTCCAGAGGATCGTAGATCTTCTTCCGGAATCTCCGGCATTTTATCCAAAAGACACCCTAACCGACAAACCGGAGCGTTTCTTTGTGAATGAAATTATTCGCGAAAAGATATTGGTGCATTACAAAAAAGAAATACCTTATAGTGTAGAAATAGACACTGAAGAGTTTTTTGAGGAGGAAGAGATCATCCGTATGCGCAGCATCATTATGGTAGAGCGTGAAACTCAAAAAGGTATTATCATTGGCCACAAAGGGGCTGCTTTAAAAAGGGTAGGAGTAGAAGCCAGAAAAGATCTGGAAGCTTTCTTTGGAAAACAGGTACATCTTGAACTCTATGTAAAAGTCAACAAGAACTGGAGAAACGATCCAAGACAATTGAAAAGATTCGGGTATAATAGTTAA